Proteins encoded in a region of the Diadema setosum chromosome 7, eeDiaSeto1, whole genome shotgun sequence genome:
- the LOC140230902 gene encoding uncharacterized protein yields the protein MSFTCDFQLGVGASRSMPIYAYRSNPVRMASYSYGNAKVTRLSDHLELHMYHPETTATGDPRPLLVFLPWLTATVSSANRYRELYAARGFNVLTVWGKMSYFLWPAWAKPVARELTDYLDTSTKGPLLIHSMSIGAYLYAVTLKHIDDNKGKYSALIPRVRGHVYDSIVVGTLEEMATGVCKVISPKNSLLQSLIFRSCLLYFSTTKPHTVVPYNAFIDVFFNSPVKTPKLCFYSLSDELCCPDSMKHLMNHWRDRYDLDIMEKSWEKSPHAAHLRHDPETYQGLLDEFLKKLELGDISPRLSSKL from the exons ATGAGTTTTACTTGTGATTTTCAGCTTGGTGTTGGAGCTTCTAGGTCCATGCCCATCTACGCTTACAGGAGTAACCCAGTGAGGATGGCATCCTACAGTTATGGGAATGCCAAAGTCACTCGCCTGTCTGATCATCTTGAGCTTCATATGTATCACCCAGAAACCACAG CTACAGGAGACCCAAGGCCACTGCTTGTCTTTCTACCCTGGCTGACAGCCACTGTATCATCAGCCAACCGCTATCGTGAATTGTATGCTGCCCGCGGTTTCAACGTGCTGACAGTGTGGGGGAAGATGTCCTACTTCTTGTGGCCTGCGTGGGCCAAGCCTGTGGCCAGAGAGCTCACAGATTACCTGGACACCAGTACCAAGGGACCCCTCCTTATTCACAGCATGTCAATTGGTGCCTACTTGTATGCTGTTACACTCAAGCACATTGATGACAACAAGGGGAAATACTCTGCCCTTATCCCAAGAGTGAGAGGTCATGTGTATGACAGCATCGTGGTTGGTACTCTCGAAGAAATGGCAACTGGAGTTTGTAAggttatttcaccaaaaaattctctcctccaatcactgATCTTCAGGTCATGTTTGTTGTACTTTTCTACCACCAAGCCACACACAGTTGTGCCTTACAATGCATTTATTGATGTCTTCTTCAATTCTCCAGTGAAGACACCAAAGCTGTGCTTCTATTCACTGTCTGATGAGTTGTGTTGTCCTGACAGTATGAAGCATCTCATGAACCACTGGAGGGACAGGTATGACTTGGATATCATGGAGAAGTCTTGGGAAAAATCACCTCATGCTGCCCATCTCAGACATGACCCAGAGACTTATCAGGGACTTCTTGATGAGTTCCTTAAGAAGCTGGAATTAGGTGACATATCTCCCAGACTGTCTTCTAAGCTTTAG